The following coding sequences are from one Ornithodoros turicata isolate Travis chromosome 1, ASM3712646v1, whole genome shotgun sequence window:
- the LOC135378036 gene encoding uncharacterized protein LOC135378036, whose translation MPKRYRQWLFDDNVPKPRTTKFRHERSARMSSLSSELEHAPPTGDEGPSEAPGEGGSETSGDEDRQSVWESGQVDCGAGSSMDDTNIGAHRSDTPRQQEGSLEWANITESSSTDTSDDDSASMTEDVAKTELDEPLYPGSRITRGESLVLILAHSLRHGATKEATESALKLLEAHLPEHAALPTSKYLFFKEFLSSHQTMSYHFYCPKCLEYLGSREEEPLRCNTCSVEFDMNTLTKEFSYFLSFDIGEQVKEKLSAPELDFKQLSRSLAFDVGEITTSKGYHDLPTCDNDLSVTWNTDGVPLYESSGYSIWPLLLQINELPHTLRSKHMLLAGLWFGPKKPVMNTFLKPFVHQMNILSSTGIVCVDSQGNSNTIRIFPGPCTVDTVARAMVMNMNQFNGSHGCGWCVHGGEVVPKGHGHVRVYPIVSPQPSARTHQSFLDCASDAEESGEPTWGIKGQNILFLLTFFSFPASFVVDYTHAVCCGFVRQTTCMWFDTRTAFSYSIGSLVSEVDRRLHDFLLAN comes from the exons ATGCCGAAAAGATATCGACAATGGTTGTTCGACGACAATGTTCCGAAACCACGCACGACGAAGTTCAGGCACGAAAGAAGCGCCAGGATGTCGTCGCTTTCCTCGGAGCTTGAGCATGCACCACCGACTGGTGACGAAGGACCGAGCGAAGCTCCCGGTGAGGGTGGCAGCGAAACATCAGGTGACGAGGATCGGCAATCAGTGTGGGAAAGTGGACAGGTGGACTGCGGAGCAGGAAGCAGCATGGACGACACAAATATA GGCGCACATAGAAGTGATACCCCCAGACAACAAGAGGGCTCTCTTGAATGGGCAAATATTACAGAGAGCTCTTCCACTGACACAAGTGATGACGACAGTGCTTCCATGACAGAAGATGTTGCGAAAACAGAACTG GATGAGCCGCTTTACCCTGGATCACGGATCACTAGAGGAGAAAGCTTGGTCCTGATTTTGGCACACAGCCTTCGCCACGGCGCAACAAAGGAGGCGACAGAAAGTGCCTTAAAGCTTCTTGAAGCCCACCTGCCTGAGCATGCTGCATTACCAACATCCAAGTACCTTTTTTTCAAAGAGTTTTTGTCCAGCCATCAAACGATGTCTTATCACTTTTACTGTCCAAAGTGCCTTGAATACCTTGGTAGCAGGGAGGAGGAACCACTTCGCTGCAACACATGCTCTGTGGAGTTTGACATGAACACGCTGACTAAGGAGTTCagctattttctttcttttgataTTGGTGagcaagtgaaagaaaagcTTTCAGCCCCTGAGCTTGATTTTAAGCAGTTGTCCAGGTCTCTTGCTTTTGATGTGGGCGAAATCACAACAAGCAAAGGCTATCACGACTTACCAACTTGTGACAATGACTTATCAGTAACCTGGAATACAGATGGTGTACCCCTGTACGAATCCTCAGGCTACAGTATATGGCCACTGTTGCTACAGATCAACGAACTGCCCCACACACTCCGCTCAAAACACATGCTCCTGGCAGGGCTATGGTTCGGACCAAAGAAGCCAGTCATGAATACCTTCCTAAAGCCTTTCGTTCATCAAATGAACATCTTATCAAGTACTGGGATTGTTTGCGTAGACTCTCAGGGAAATTCAAATACAATTCGCATCTTTCCTGGTCCATGTACCGTGGACACAGTAGCCAGAGCCATGGTCATGAACATGAACCAGTTTAATGGTTCACATGGCTGTGGCTGGTGTGTCCACGGAGGTGAAGTTGTGCCAAAGGGGCATGGCCATGTGCGTGTGTACCCCATTGTGTCACCCCAACCTAGTGCTAGAACGCACCAGTCCTTTCTGGACTGTGCTTCTGATGCTGAGGAGTCTGGAGAACCTACATGGGGCATAAAGGGTCAGAACATACTGTTTTTGTTGACGTTCTTTTCATTTCCAGCAAGTTTTGTCGTTGACTACACGCATGCTGTTTGCTGTGGCTTTGTGCGGCAAACAACATGCATGTGGTTTGACACCAGAACAGCCTTTTCCTATAGCATTGGGTCTCTTGTCAGTGAAGTTGACAGACGGCTTCATGAT TTTCTCCTTGCCAattga